One genomic region from Dehalococcoidia bacterium encodes:
- a CDS encoding ATP-binding cassette domain-containing protein encodes MRSIRRRLWPGKPQPPSSSGIQVAGLSYTPPGAERPALSDVSLSLAPGEFVALLGHNGSGKSTLARHLNGLIAPQRGSVCADGLSTAEPRDLPAIRRRVGLIFQNPDHQIVGASVLEDVLWGMPAGLDPAEGRRRSLEALRSVGLEGFEAHATWRLSGGQKQRLALAGVLARGPHYLVCDEPTALLDGASREEAKRLLLGCRERGIGLLWITHRLEEALPADRLVVLKAGQIVAQGTPRELIGAHPEVVLSLPAPVALARRLRELGVDIDPLPTSTDALSAELVALLEQTSVSGGAR; translated from the coding sequence ATGCGTTCGATCAGGCGCCGCCTGTGGCCGGGTAAGCCGCAGCCTCCGTCGAGCAGCGGCATCCAGGTGGCCGGCCTGAGCTATACGCCGCCGGGAGCGGAGCGGCCCGCGCTGAGCGATGTCTCCCTCAGCCTGGCGCCGGGCGAGTTCGTGGCCCTGCTTGGCCACAACGGCTCGGGCAAATCGACGCTGGCGCGCCACCTCAATGGCCTGATCGCGCCGCAGCGGGGCAGCGTCTGCGCGGATGGCCTCTCCACCGCGGAGCCACGCGATCTGCCGGCGATCCGCCGCCGCGTCGGACTGATCTTCCAGAACCCCGACCATCAGATCGTCGGCGCCAGCGTGCTCGAAGACGTGCTCTGGGGCATGCCCGCGGGCCTCGACCCGGCGGAGGGCCGCCGCCGCAGCCTGGAGGCGCTGCGCTCCGTGGGGCTGGAGGGCTTTGAGGCGCACGCGACCTGGCGCCTTTCGGGCGGGCAGAAGCAGCGGCTGGCGCTGGCCGGCGTGCTGGCGCGCGGCCCGCACTATCTCGTCTGCGATGAGCCGACCGCCTTGCTCGACGGCGCCTCGCGCGAGGAGGCGAAGCGCCTGCTGCTGGGCTGTCGCGAGCGCGGCATCGGCCTGCTGTGGATCACGCATCGCCTGGAGGAGGCGCTGCCGGCCGACCGGCTTGTTGTCCTGAAGGCGGGCCAGATCGTCGCGCAAGGTACGCCACGCGAGCTGATCGGCGCTCACCCCGAGGTCGTGCTGTCGCTGCCCGCGCCCGTGGCGCTGGCGCGGCGGCTGCGCGAGCTGGGCGTCGACATCGATCCGTTGCCGACTTCAACCGACGCCCTCAGCGCCGAGCTTGTCGCCCTGCTGGAGCAGACCTCGGTCAGCGGAGGTGCGCGATGA
- a CDS encoding DUF2232 domain-containing protein, whose translation MTPARSPAASNRAPDARAIAEGALLGDLAVLIVLISLYVPYAGPAMATISPVPFLLLLVRRGWRVAIESAAVASLLVAFLTGPFSAFAVGTLFLRGASLGIGLRRGWRVSRTIFTGAAFLWVFLCIGVIAWALLIPSWRTATEHGISLTLHQIANLGGALLGLAGLGAWWQQIHPRVNDGIAWFIRYWLYLLPVVAWPVLLVAETAEYIILEVIMPRFGVQPPPLRFPWAHGSARGERQRPAGVRGRALAGLERRLNRAGEASGDARPRGRALRLAQRVAVPARPLPQEAEAAHNATGSREGEGRWAMEARPLAGPALPPEQTGRE comes from the coding sequence TTGACGCCAGCGAGATCACCTGCAGCAAGCAACCGGGCGCCAGACGCTCGTGCGATCGCCGAAGGCGCCCTGCTGGGCGACCTCGCGGTGCTGATCGTGCTGATCAGCCTGTACGTGCCCTACGCCGGCCCGGCGATGGCGACGATCTCGCCCGTGCCCTTCCTGCTGCTGCTCGTGCGGCGCGGCTGGCGCGTGGCGATCGAGTCCGCGGCCGTGGCCTCGTTGCTGGTCGCCTTCCTGACCGGGCCGTTCAGCGCCTTCGCCGTCGGCACGCTCTTCCTGCGCGGCGCCTCACTGGGCATCGGGCTGCGCCGCGGCTGGCGCGTGAGCCGCACGATCTTCACGGGCGCGGCCTTCCTCTGGGTGTTCCTCTGCATCGGCGTGATCGCCTGGGCGCTGCTGATCCCGTCCTGGCGCACGGCCACGGAGCACGGTATCTCGCTCACCCTGCATCAGATCGCCAATCTCGGGGGGGCGCTGCTGGGCCTGGCGGGCCTCGGCGCCTGGTGGCAGCAGATCCATCCGCGCGTCAACGACGGCATCGCCTGGTTCATCCGCTACTGGCTGTACCTGTTGCCCGTCGTGGCCTGGCCGGTGCTGCTCGTGGCCGAGACGGCCGAGTACATCATCCTGGAAGTGATCATGCCGCGCTTCGGCGTGCAGCCGCCGCCGCTGCGCTTCCCCTGGGCACATGGCTCGGCGCGCGGCGAGCGCCAGCGGCCGGCAGGCGTACGCGGCCGGGCGCTGGCGGGGCTGGAGCGGCGGCTGAACCGTGCGGGCGAAGCCTCTGGCGATGCGCGGCCACGGGGCCGTGCCTTGCGCCTCGCGCAGCGTGTCGCCGTGCCGGCGCGGCCGTTGCCGCAGGAGGCCGAAGCCGCGCACAACGCGACGGGCAGCCGTGAGGGCGAGGGGCGCTGGGCGATGGAGGCGCGCCCGCTCGCCGGCCCGGCGCTGCCGCCCGAGCAGACGGGGCGCGAGTGA
- a CDS encoding DUF6027 family protein has protein sequence MAEDEPLIRLARWAGPWPEDDPDANFKHEVALYSLVEPLSTLRTLSRNTGIPLGALCRYVLARWAAGGSEGLLELGPSTVGRMWQACVAAEAEGSDAARLRAYEQIRQMLGWLRAGLDQEPP, from the coding sequence ATGGCTGAGGACGAGCCGCTGATCCGCCTCGCGCGCTGGGCCGGGCCGTGGCCGGAAGACGACCCCGACGCCAACTTCAAGCACGAGGTAGCGCTCTACTCCCTGGTCGAGCCGCTGAGCACGCTGCGGACGCTGAGCCGCAACACCGGCATTCCGCTCGGCGCGCTGTGCCGCTACGTGCTGGCCCGCTGGGCCGCCGGCGGCAGCGAGGGGCTGCTGGAGCTTGGCCCGTCCACCGTTGGCCGCATGTGGCAGGCGTGCGTCGCGGCCGAAGCCGAGGGCAGCGACGCCGCCCGCCTGCGGGCGTATGAACAGATCCGGCAGATGCTGGGCTGGCTGCGGGCCGGCCTTGATCAGGAGCCGCCATGA
- a CDS encoding GNAT family N-acetyltransferase, which translates to MSIEYRQPRPDEMARVLYTRQLGFGNSTAQAEIDRRLGDAGWYPADAHLAAFAGDEVAARLTVRPFTVVWGRREIACGGLTGVVTSPAHRRRGHLRELLRRAFQRQREQEQALSMLWASMAAIYQRFGYGLGYACQMPAFDARRLAFVDEVATPGRVRLVPHAEVMDRIAPAYERFATPRTLMLRRSSHWWLGGLLRQWDPDDAPELIAAYEEAGEVRGYLLYHVEQAPAEHGSGNVKIEVRDLVWHSPAAHRALIQYLAAYDRAHTVLFNALPADDPLFCSVQEPRDLHTRAVDGSWLRLVDLPAALEGRGYAADGRLRFAVDDELCPWNSGVWELAVEGGAARVRRSGHEPELTLSPRALAMLSCGSATATLLARLGLLHGAVVPRTLATADALFRGDFLPYCMDHF; encoded by the coding sequence ATGAGCATCGAGTATCGCCAGCCGCGGCCGGACGAAATGGCCCGCGTGCTCTACACCCGCCAGCTCGGCTTCGGCAACTCGACGGCGCAGGCGGAGATCGACAGGCGGCTCGGCGACGCGGGCTGGTATCCGGCGGACGCACACCTGGCGGCGTTCGCTGGAGATGAGGTGGCGGCGAGGCTCACCGTGCGTCCCTTCACCGTCGTCTGGGGCCGGCGTGAGATCGCCTGTGGCGGACTGACCGGTGTGGTCACCTCGCCGGCGCACCGCCGCCGCGGCCACCTGCGGGAACTGTTGCGCCGCGCCTTCCAGCGCCAGCGCGAGCAGGAGCAGGCGCTCTCCATGCTCTGGGCGAGTATGGCCGCGATCTACCAGCGCTTCGGTTACGGCCTGGGTTACGCCTGCCAGATGCCGGCGTTCGATGCCCGCCGCCTGGCCTTCGTGGACGAGGTCGCCACGCCGGGCCGCGTACGCCTCGTGCCGCATGCTGAGGTGATGGACCGCATCGCCCCCGCGTACGAACGCTTCGCCACGCCGCGCACGCTGATGCTGCGCCGCAGCAGTCACTGGTGGCTCGGCGGCCTGCTGCGGCAATGGGATCCGGATGATGCCCCGGAGTTGATCGCCGCCTACGAGGAGGCGGGCGAGGTGCGGGGCTATCTGCTTTACCACGTAGAGCAGGCGCCGGCCGAGCACGGCAGCGGCAACGTCAAGATCGAGGTGCGCGACCTCGTCTGGCACAGCCCCGCGGCGCACCGGGCGCTGATCCAGTATCTCGCCGCCTACGACCGTGCCCACACGGTGCTGTTCAACGCGCTGCCGGCCGACGATCCGCTCTTCTGCAGTGTGCAGGAACCCCGCGATCTGCACACGCGGGCAGTCGATGGATCCTGGCTGCGACTGGTCGATCTTCCGGCCGCGCTGGAAGGCCGCGGTTACGCTGCCGACGGGCGGCTGCGCTTCGCCGTCGATGACGAGCTGTGCCCCTGGAACAGCGGCGTTTGGGAGCTTGCGGTCGAAGGCGGGGCGGCGCGGGTGCGGCGCAGCGGACACGAGCCGGAACTCACCCTCTCGCCGCGGGCGCTGGCGATGCTGTCCTGCGGCAGCGCGACGGCCACGCTGCTCGCCCGCCTCGGCCTGCTGCACGGCGCCGTCGTTCCGCGGACGCTGGCAACCGCGGACGCGCTCTTCCGCGGCGACTTCCTGCCCTACTGTATGGATCACTTCTGA
- a CDS encoding ATP-binding cassette domain-containing protein encodes MTLCVEHLRHMYLKGTPMQHTALVDVSFDLAPGDCVAVVGVSGSGKSTLSRIVAGLLAPTGGRVLLDGADVTAPPTLNAWGRRLKAFGRWLLRLLNPRRWLARHNWTLQPGRRGPKPVANSRPRAVMLAFQNPEDQFFTTCVMEEVAIGLVPILPPGVAGNGMTIGELLARPPPAVLEALRLVELDPTQYGARDPFTLSGGEQRRLALAVLLARRPRVLVLDEPSAGLDDPGRARLYACIERVREEQNTAVLIVSHDLEEVAAIAERVIVLADGRVAAAGATGEVLRDADLLTKAGLAPPPLVRLRAELAARGHAFGGDWLDVERAAAVLAPALGAAGPERRGAAGA; translated from the coding sequence ATGACACTTTGCGTCGAGCACCTGCGGCACATGTACCTCAAAGGCACGCCAATGCAGCACACGGCGCTGGTCGATGTCTCCTTCGACCTCGCGCCCGGCGACTGCGTGGCCGTGGTCGGCGTCAGTGGTTCGGGCAAGTCCACCCTCTCTCGCATCGTCGCCGGCCTGCTGGCGCCGACGGGCGGCAGGGTGCTGCTGGACGGCGCGGACGTGACCGCGCCGCCAACGTTGAACGCGTGGGGCCGGCGTCTGAAGGCATTCGGCCGTTGGTTGCTGCGCCTGCTGAATCCGCGGCGCTGGTTGGCCCGCCACAATTGGACGCTGCAGCCTGGCCGGCGCGGACCGAAGCCGGTGGCCAACTCGCGGCCGCGCGCGGTGATGCTCGCCTTCCAGAACCCCGAAGACCAGTTCTTCACCACCTGCGTGATGGAGGAAGTCGCGATCGGCCTCGTGCCGATCCTGCCGCCTGGCGTCGCCGGGAACGGAATGACGATCGGCGAGCTGCTGGCCAGGCCGCCGCCGGCGGTGCTCGAAGCGCTGCGTCTTGTGGAGCTGGACCCGACACAGTACGGGGCGCGCGATCCGTTCACGCTGAGCGGCGGCGAGCAGCGGCGCCTGGCCCTGGCCGTGCTGCTGGCGCGCCGCCCGCGCGTGCTGGTGCTGGACGAGCCCTCGGCCGGGCTCGACGATCCGGGCCGCGCCCGGCTCTACGCCTGCATCGAGCGGGTGCGCGAGGAGCAGAACACGGCGGTGCTGATCGTCTCCCACGACCTGGAAGAGGTGGCGGCGATTGCGGAGCGCGTGATCGTGCTGGCCGACGGCCGCGTGGCGGCGGCCGGGGCGACGGGCGAAGTCCTGCGCGACGCGGACTTGCTGACCAAAGCTGGGCTGGCGCCGCCGCCGCTGGTGCGCTTGCGCGCAGAGCTGGCCGCGCGTGGCCATGCCTTCGGCGGCGACTGGCTGGACGTGGAGCGGGCGGCGGCCGTGCTGGCGCCGGCGCTTGGCGCGGCCGGGCCCGAGCGAAGGGGCGCGGCCGGTGCTTGA
- a CDS encoding alpha/beta fold hydrolase, with protein MPLAAVNGIQLYYESQGKGPAIVFAHGAGGNHMSWWQQVPVFSANYRCVTFDHRAFGQSLDSTGGGRAQFAADVLELLDQLDIDRFVFVAQSMGGRTAAGLIRRAPQRLRGVIFAGSTAGSVSDEVRELQRRHTASLPAGSTLLERALWPRYAEANPCMAFLYRQINRLNPKRPADFLALQPGYRGTFSPFLAECGVPILFLVGEHDAITPPHIVQRAAALVPHAEYQMIAGAGHSAYFERPEAFNAAVLGFVQRVEAIEAKDAGEPPEAAAAS; from the coding sequence ATGCCATTGGCGGCGGTGAACGGAATTCAACTCTACTACGAGAGCCAGGGGAAGGGACCGGCGATCGTCTTCGCCCACGGCGCGGGCGGCAACCACATGAGCTGGTGGCAGCAGGTGCCCGTCTTCAGCGCCAACTACCGCTGCGTGACCTTCGATCACCGGGCCTTCGGGCAGTCGCTCGACTCAACCGGAGGAGGCCGGGCGCAGTTCGCCGCCGATGTGTTGGAGCTGCTGGACCAACTCGATATCGATCGCTTCGTTTTCGTCGCGCAGTCGATGGGCGGCCGTACAGCGGCGGGGCTGATCCGGCGGGCGCCGCAGCGGCTGCGCGGCGTGATCTTCGCGGGCAGCACGGCCGGCTCGGTGAGCGACGAAGTCCGCGAGCTGCAACGCCGGCACACGGCGAGCCTGCCCGCCGGCAGCACCTTGCTCGAGCGCGCCCTCTGGCCGAGGTACGCCGAGGCCAACCCGTGCATGGCCTTTCTCTATCGCCAGATCAACCGCCTCAATCCGAAGCGGCCGGCCGACTTCCTCGCGCTGCAGCCCGGCTACCGCGGCACCTTCTCGCCCTTCCTGGCCGAGTGCGGCGTGCCGATCCTCTTCCTCGTGGGCGAGCACGACGCGATCACGCCGCCGCACATCGTGCAGCGGGCCGCGGCGCTGGTGCCCCACGCCGAGTACCAGATGATTGCCGGAGCAGGGCATTCGGCCTACTTCGAACGGCCGGAGGCGTTCAACGCCGCGGTGCTGGGCTTCGTGCAACGCGTCGAGGCGATCGAGGCGAAAGACGCCGGCGAGCCGCCGGAGGCCGCGGCTGCCTCCTGA
- a CDS encoding nicotinamidase, with the protein MAADLSDAALIVVDVQNDFCPGGSLAVAEGDAVVPVLNEYASRFAAAGRPVFATRDWHPARTTHFQAFGGVWPPHCVQETQGGAFHPDLKLPAGTQIVSKGMGAEEDAYSGFQARLADGTGLAALLRAAGVRRVCVGGLATDYCAKATVLDALAEGFAATLLLDASRGVNLQAHDAELAIEQMVAAGAETATLARLAG; encoded by the coding sequence ATGGCCGCCGATCTGAGCGACGCGGCGCTGATCGTCGTCGACGTGCAGAACGACTTCTGTCCGGGCGGCTCGCTGGCCGTGGCCGAGGGCGATGCCGTCGTGCCGGTGCTGAACGAGTACGCGAGCCGCTTCGCCGCGGCCGGCCGGCCGGTGTTCGCCACGCGCGACTGGCACCCGGCGCGCACCACGCACTTCCAGGCGTTTGGCGGCGTCTGGCCGCCGCACTGCGTGCAGGAGACTCAAGGCGGCGCCTTCCATCCCGATTTGAAACTGCCGGCCGGCACACAGATCGTTTCGAAGGGTATGGGCGCGGAGGAGGACGCCTACTCCGGCTTCCAGGCGCGTCTTGCGGACGGTACGGGGCTGGCGGCGCTGCTGCGGGCGGCCGGCGTGCGGCGCGTCTGCGTCGGAGGGCTTGCCACCGACTACTGCGCGAAGGCCACGGTGCTGGACGCGCTGGCAGAGGGCTTCGCCGCCACACTGCTGCTCGACGCCAGCCGTGGCGTCAACCTGCAGGCCCACGACGCCGAGCTGGCGATTGAGCAGATGGTCGCGGCCGGCGCCGAGACGGCCACGCTGGCGCGGCTCGCGGGCTGA
- a CDS encoding energy-coupling factor transporter transmembrane component T, whose amino-acid sequence MLEGILEIGAVPGNTPVHRLWAGTKLLMTLILAMTLALTGRVWAHFAVAALLLCALMLARLSPALIWRGIRPLLFALSLGIVLLVFTTDGAPLLRLGPAVATDKGLADAVRLPGFLLLLALAASVVNRTTPTSESVTALGVLLHPLRWLRVPVDELLTMCAISLRFLPIMAEEVTRLRQAQATRGLALGQGSIESRSRAVEGWIAALINANLRRAAELGEAMNARGYGDAEAREFPVQRPRLGPGDGMAALLCLALVLAIIFVH is encoded by the coding sequence GTGCTTGAGGGCATTCTCGAGATCGGCGCGGTGCCGGGGAACACGCCGGTGCACCGGTTGTGGGCCGGCACCAAGCTGCTGATGACCCTGATCCTGGCGATGACGCTTGCGCTGACCGGGCGCGTGTGGGCGCACTTCGCCGTCGCCGCGCTGCTGCTCTGCGCACTGATGCTGGCCCGGCTCTCGCCCGCGCTCATCTGGCGCGGCATCCGGCCGCTGCTCTTCGCCTTGAGCCTCGGCATTGTGTTGCTGGTGTTCACGACGGACGGCGCGCCGCTGCTGCGCCTCGGTCCGGCCGTGGCCACCGACAAGGGGCTGGCCGATGCGGTGCGACTGCCGGGCTTCCTGCTGCTGCTGGCGCTGGCTGCCTCGGTGGTGAACCGCACGACGCCGACCTCCGAGTCGGTGACGGCGCTGGGCGTGCTGCTGCATCCGCTGCGCTGGCTACGCGTGCCGGTGGACGAGCTGCTGACGATGTGCGCGATCAGCCTGCGCTTCCTGCCGATCATGGCGGAAGAGGTCACGCGGCTGCGCCAGGCGCAGGCGACGCGCGGCCTGGCGCTGGGGCAGGGCAGCATCGAATCGCGCAGCCGCGCCGTCGAAGGCTGGATCGCCGCGCTGATCAACGCCAACCTGCGCCGCGCCGCCGAGCTGGGTGAAGCGATGAATGCCCGCGGCTACGGCGATGCCGAGGCGCGCGAGTTTCCGGTGCAGCGCCCGCGCCTGGGCCCGGGTGACGGCATGGCGGCGCTGCTCTGCCTCGCCCTGGTCCTGGCCATCATCTTCGTGCACTGA
- the ppk1 gene encoding polyphosphate kinase 1, which translates to MNEHSSRAPHGDQPDGEARATIPAFGPPPAAAMALHNEGGAAPGLNGSSAAWSPEASAAAAPASSSAAAAEARAVGMAAAAVAAPLPSNLRGVPEAAGSARFTNRELSWIDFNQRVFAEAENPARPLLERIKFLAIYGSNLDEFMMVRLPALRSKVKAGVSEPGPDGIPPSRLLAELRAIVARCLENAARLLREVLIPALAEQGVLLVRHADLNPRQQAALRDYFEQDVFPVCTPLGFDPAHPFPFISNQSTNLAVLLLDPELGRRFARVKIPTVLPRLVEVPPDAEATPLSAALPQQHTFIWLDDLLAAHLGAFFPGVAIEEAHPFRVLRQAELAIQELEAADLLELVESGVQQRRFGEVTALQVQPSMPAALRTLLLESIEVEQQDLYVIDGVPGLSSLMELTALPRPDLKDAPFVPRTPIELTGHEDMFEAIRQQDVLLHHPFDSFDPVVEFIRKAALDPGVVAIKQTLYRVGQNSPIVEALLEAAEWEKQVTVLVELKARFDEEHNIDWARRLEQAGVHVVYGLLGLKVHCKLALVVRREREGLRRYVHIGTGNYNAATARAYTDLGLLTCRPEIGADVSEIFNYLTGYSRQTEYRRLLVAPVNMRHELLRRIDREIGHARRGGHARLIFKMNALVDPEMIDALYRASAAGVQVDLIVRGICCLRPGAPGLSETIRVVSIVGRLLEHSRLYYFHNGGGGEEELLLGSADLMPRNLDYRVETLAPVEDAGIKRYLVDDVLNGYLHDNVQATLLGPDGIYRRPQRGAEEPRIDMQARLINAPDLLVRRMAESDDITTSWHSVDRPRPLWIDE; encoded by the coding sequence ATGAACGAGCACTCGTCGCGGGCGCCGCACGGCGATCAGCCCGACGGAGAGGCTCGCGCAACCATTCCCGCGTTCGGCCCGCCGCCCGCAGCAGCCATGGCGCTGCACAACGAGGGCGGCGCGGCGCCCGGGCTGAACGGCAGCAGCGCGGCGTGGTCGCCGGAAGCCAGCGCCGCCGCGGCGCCGGCGAGCAGCTCCGCCGCCGCGGCCGAGGCGCGAGCGGTGGGCATGGCGGCGGCCGCGGTGGCCGCGCCGCTGCCCTCGAACCTGCGCGGTGTCCCGGAAGCGGCCGGCAGCGCCCGCTTTACCAACCGCGAGCTGAGCTGGATCGACTTTAACCAGCGTGTCTTCGCCGAGGCGGAGAACCCGGCGCGGCCGTTGCTGGAGCGCATCAAGTTTTTAGCGATCTACGGCTCCAACCTCGACGAGTTTATGATGGTGCGCCTGCCCGCCCTGCGCAGCAAGGTCAAGGCCGGCGTCTCCGAGCCGGGGCCCGACGGCATTCCACCCTCGCGCCTGCTGGCCGAGCTGCGCGCCATCGTCGCCCGCTGCCTTGAGAACGCGGCGCGGCTGCTGCGCGAAGTGCTGATTCCGGCCCTTGCCGAGCAGGGTGTGCTGCTCGTGCGCCACGCCGATCTGAACCCGCGCCAGCAGGCGGCGCTGCGCGACTACTTTGAGCAGGACGTCTTCCCCGTCTGCACGCCGCTCGGCTTCGACCCGGCCCACCCCTTCCCCTTCATTTCCAACCAGAGCACCAACCTCGCGGTGCTGCTGCTCGACCCGGAACTGGGCCGCCGCTTCGCCCGCGTCAAGATTCCCACCGTGTTGCCGCGCCTGGTGGAGGTGCCGCCGGACGCCGAGGCCACGCCGCTGAGCGCGGCCCTGCCGCAGCAGCACACCTTCATCTGGCTCGACGATCTGCTGGCGGCGCACCTGGGCGCCTTCTTCCCCGGCGTCGCGATCGAGGAGGCGCATCCATTCCGTGTGCTGCGCCAGGCCGAGCTGGCGATCCAGGAGCTTGAGGCCGCCGACCTGCTGGAGCTGGTGGAGAGCGGCGTGCAGCAGCGGCGCTTCGGCGAAGTGACGGCGCTGCAGGTGCAGCCCTCGATGCCGGCCGCGCTGCGCACGCTTTTGCTCGAATCCATCGAGGTCGAGCAGCAGGATCTCTACGTGATCGACGGCGTGCCCGGGCTCAGCTCGTTGATGGAGCTGACGGCGCTGCCACGCCCCGACCTCAAAGACGCGCCCTTCGTGCCGCGTACGCCGATCGAGCTGACGGGCCACGAGGATATGTTCGAGGCGATCCGCCAGCAGGACGTGCTGCTGCACCATCCCTTCGACAGCTTCGACCCCGTGGTCGAGTTCATCCGCAAGGCGGCGCTGGACCCCGGCGTGGTCGCGATCAAGCAGACGCTCTACCGGGTCGGCCAGAACTCGCCGATCGTCGAGGCGCTGCTGGAGGCGGCGGAGTGGGAGAAGCAGGTCACGGTCCTGGTCGAGCTGAAGGCGCGCTTCGACGAAGAGCACAACATCGACTGGGCCAGGCGGTTGGAGCAGGCGGGCGTGCACGTCGTCTACGGTCTGCTCGGCCTCAAGGTGCACTGCAAGCTGGCCCTGGTGGTACGGCGCGAGCGCGAGGGGTTGCGCCGCTACGTGCACATCGGCACAGGCAACTACAACGCCGCCACCGCCCGCGCCTACACCGACCTGGGGCTGCTCACCTGCCGGCCGGAGATCGGCGCCGACGTCTCCGAGATCTTCAACTACCTCACCGGCTACTCGCGCCAGACCGAGTACCGGCGGCTCTTAGTCGCGCCCGTGAACATGCGGCACGAGCTGCTGCGCCGCATCGACCGCGAGATCGGCCACGCCCGCCGCGGCGGCCATGCCCGCCTGATCTTCAAGATGAACGCCCTGGTGGACCCGGAGATGATCGACGCGCTTTACCGCGCTTCGGCCGCGGGTGTGCAGGTGGATCTGATCGTGCGCGGCATCTGCTGCCTGCGGCCCGGCGCGCCTGGCCTGAGCGAGACCATCCGCGTGGTCAGCATCGTCGGCCGCCTGCTGGAGCACAGCCGTCTCTACTACTTCCACAACGGCGGCGGCGGCGAAGAGGAGCTGCTGCTGGGCAGCGCCGACCTGATGCCGCGCAACCTCGACTACCGCGTGGAGACGCTGGCGCCGGTCGAAGACGCGGGCATCAAGCGCTACCTGGTCGACGACGTGCTCAACGGCTACCTGCATGACAACGTGCAGGCCACGCTGCTGGGGCCGGACGGTATCTACCGCCGCCCGCAGCGCGGCGCCGAGGAGCCGCGCATCGACATGCAGGCGCGCCTGATCAACGCGCCGGATCTGCTCGTACGCCGCATGGCCGAGAGCGACGACATCACCACGAGCTGGCACAGCGTCGATCGACCTCGCCCCCTCTGGATCGACGAGTAG